From a single Kitasatospora sp. NBC_00458 genomic region:
- a CDS encoding thiamine-binding protein: MVEFTTEPFELDTFPEHAAAARRAVDETGLAVTVGPFGTGAEGGADQVLAAVTRLLRESLDAGATRISVQVSVLGESGGTDGTGTGAPEEGGTP, translated from the coding sequence ATGGTGGAGTTCACGACAGAACCGTTCGAACTGGACACGTTCCCGGAGCACGCCGCGGCGGCCCGGAGGGCGGTCGACGAGACCGGCCTGGCCGTCACGGTGGGCCCGTTCGGCACCGGCGCGGAGGGCGGGGCCGACCAGGTCCTGGCCGCCGTGACCCGGCTGCTGCGGGAGAGCCTGGACGCCGGCGCGACCCGGATATCGGTCCAGGTCAGCGTGCTCGGCGAGAGCGGCGGGACCGACGGGACCGGCACCGGTGCGCCCGAGGAGGGCGGTACGCCGTGA
- a CDS encoding TIM barrel protein, with amino-acid sequence MTEERYEVMDVTAASRHRFTVNLSILFGELPLLERPAAAAAAGFTAAELWWPFGAEHSPAEAELDALRRAFTDAGVRLTGLNFLDDLGKGARGTVSVPSERERFRANVPVTAALAASLGTPALNALYGNRVAGVDPAEQDALALENLALAARAAHGVGAVLLVEALNRPESPDYPLVTAAAAVEVVDKVNAATGLGNARFLCDLYHLARNGEDPAAVIDAYADRIGHVQIADTPGRNEPGTGGLDFEDLFARLTAAGYTGRIGLEYRPSTGVSADSFGWLPREHRAA; translated from the coding sequence ATGACGGAAGAGAGATACGAGGTGATGGACGTGACCGCCGCTTCCCGGCACCGCTTCACGGTCAACCTGTCGATCCTGTTCGGCGAACTCCCGCTGCTGGAGCGCCCCGCCGCGGCCGCGGCCGCCGGCTTCACCGCCGCCGAGCTGTGGTGGCCGTTCGGCGCGGAGCACAGCCCGGCCGAGGCCGAGCTGGACGCGCTCCGCAGGGCCTTCACCGACGCCGGCGTGCGGCTCACCGGTCTCAACTTCCTCGACGACCTCGGCAAGGGGGCGCGCGGCACCGTCTCGGTGCCGTCCGAGAGGGAGCGCTTCCGGGCCAACGTCCCCGTCACCGCCGCCCTCGCCGCCTCCCTCGGCACCCCGGCGCTCAACGCCCTCTACGGCAACCGCGTCGCCGGGGTCGACCCGGCCGAGCAGGACGCCCTCGCGCTGGAGAACCTCGCCCTCGCCGCCCGGGCCGCCCACGGGGTCGGCGCGGTCCTGCTGGTCGAGGCGCTGAACCGGCCGGAGTCGCCGGACTACCCGCTGGTGACCGCCGCCGCCGCGGTCGAGGTGGTCGACAAGGTCAACGCCGCCACCGGCCTGGGCAACGCGAGGTTCCTCTGCGACCTCTACCACCTGGCCCGCAACGGCGAGGACCCGGCGGCCGTCATCGACGCGTACGCCGACCGGATCGGCCACGTGCAGATCGCCGACACCCCGGGCCGCAACGAGCCCGGCACCGGCGGCCTGGACTTCGAGGACCTGTTCGCCCGGCTCACCGCCGCCGGCTACACCGGCCGGATCGGTCTTGAGTACCGCCCGTCCACCGGCGTCAGTGCCGACAGCTTCGGGTGGCTCCCGCGCGAGCACCGCGCCGCCTGA
- a CDS encoding helix-turn-helix domain-containing protein, whose protein sequence is MTEHVEHPLATAMKPLLDAVGATPLPLGEAKPEDVVLEWEGAPAMAVRLPHLSSALDRLLAEMTRQFDGRPLAELDRGEKQRVVALLEERGAFTVRHGVETVAAALGVSRFTVYNYLNRQDGSKSG, encoded by the coding sequence GTGACCGAGCACGTGGAACACCCGCTCGCGACGGCGATGAAGCCGCTGCTGGACGCGGTCGGCGCGACGCCCCTGCCGCTGGGCGAGGCGAAGCCCGAGGACGTCGTCCTGGAGTGGGAGGGTGCCCCGGCGATGGCCGTCCGACTGCCCCACCTGAGCAGTGCGCTGGACCGCCTGCTGGCCGAGATGACCCGCCAGTTCGACGGCCGGCCACTGGCCGAGCTGGACCGCGGGGAGAAGCAGCGCGTCGTCGCCCTCCTGGAGGAGCGCGGCGCCTTCACCGTCCGACACGGCGTGGAGACGGTCGCCGCGGCACTCGGCGTGAGCCGCTTCACCGTGTACAACTACCTCAACCGCCAGGACGGATCGAAGTCCGGCTGA
- a CDS encoding 2-hydroxy-3-oxopropionate reductase, producing MSRKIAFIGLGIMGSPMAANLVRAGHHVTGYNLTRPQIDALVAAGGHGATSIADAVKDAEVVITMVPADPHVEQAVLGEGGVLENVRPGTLVIDMSSITPQTSIKVEAAAREKGVRALDAPVSGGEAGAVEAVLSIMVGGAAEDFAEAKPLFDALGTTVVHVGPAGAGQTVKAANQLIVAVNIQVLAEAVVFLENAGVDLGAALDVLGGGLAGSTVLNRKKANMLDREFAPGFRIDLHHKDMGIVTDAARAVGAALPVGAVVAQLVASARANGDGSLDHSALLRGVERLSGREVK from the coding sequence ATGAGCCGCAAGATCGCCTTCATCGGCCTCGGCATCATGGGCAGCCCGATGGCCGCCAACCTGGTCAGGGCCGGCCACCACGTCACCGGCTACAACCTCACCCGGCCGCAGATCGACGCCCTGGTCGCGGCCGGCGGCCACGGTGCGACCAGCATCGCGGACGCGGTGAAGGACGCCGAGGTCGTGATCACCATGGTCCCGGCCGACCCGCACGTCGAACAGGCCGTCCTCGGTGAGGGCGGCGTGCTGGAGAACGTCCGGCCCGGCACGCTCGTCATCGACATGTCGAGCATCACCCCGCAGACCTCGATCAAGGTCGAGGCGGCCGCCCGGGAGAAGGGCGTCCGCGCCCTGGACGCCCCGGTCTCCGGCGGTGAGGCGGGCGCGGTCGAGGCCGTGCTGTCGATCATGGTCGGCGGCGCCGCCGAGGACTTCGCCGAGGCCAAGCCGCTGTTCGACGCGCTCGGCACCACGGTCGTCCACGTCGGCCCGGCCGGTGCGGGCCAGACCGTCAAGGCGGCCAACCAGCTGATCGTCGCCGTCAACATCCAGGTCCTGGCGGAGGCGGTGGTCTTCCTGGAGAACGCCGGTGTCGACCTCGGTGCCGCGCTGGACGTGCTCGGCGGCGGGCTGGCCGGTTCGACCGTGCTGAACCGCAAGAAGGCCAACATGCTGGACCGCGAGTTCGCCCCGGGCTTCCGGATCGACCTGCACCACAAGGACATGGGCATCGTCACCGACGCCGCCCGGGCCGTCGGCGCCGCCCTGCCGGTCGGCGCGGTGGTCGCCCAGCTGGTCGCCTCCGCCCGCGCCAACGGCGACGGCTCCCTCGACCACTCGGCGCTGCTGCGCGGCGTCGAGCGGCTCTCCGGCCGCGAGGTGAAGTAG